From Nymphalis io chromosome 12, ilAglIoxx1.1, whole genome shotgun sequence, a single genomic window includes:
- the LOC126772461 gene encoding armadillo-like helical domain-containing protein 3 gives MATRKRSGSGSKRHLKEKVVQIYESFFRGEDLTSDNPTFWDEFFLLKPKIPQLEAEIHKLSVEQLTNLKDNINLLVLQCIEMLGQEHHIRLVYALQTFSAILTTMYQRAGQDATFNIKTILLGTDNANAKMQKLLEHCSTVLSGDVPDSLKSMVLKLLLIIATGIDNIDDNPLVEYLMLHSLFEPLIQLLCTAAERQQHGYDVVLLLMFLVNYKKQESANPYVVKLSILDDELALNGYGQVIRAALNDFVMSTFGGMQASGGGWLSSLTSMVGGIFLTSDETQPVIRGQRNSGGEEGMLLALYEASHLNRNFMTTLAHSSSAAASSAPPSPPHTLPPHQSPPNLAQIQALDNDQPTNLLVTFFQYCSIVMADTRTEASINKCSLCFITLTCIVEEQFANSIMHDQNLTFKVQLYRLPMRHRKIVPEEPPSQPLASTLIELLVEFMMCHLLKKFPGGLYELCVGVLLRLLSYQKRCRVRLARDWRPLWAALIALLKFLVTHESTLLRRHNVFIMAQQVVNIFNLFITFGDTFLPTPASYDQLYYELIRMHQVFDNLFYMALRYSTAAGEYKAEALRLANCLVNVRAIIQHFSPKIEAWLASQSLSTPTEDQILEVVRKNYDSLILKLQEGLEGYERYSERAHRALLLRLARAAGAAARRRSDAAALRLHSAALLHHYTALA, from the exons ATGGCTACACGAAAGAGAAGTGGCTCTGGTTCTAAaagacatttaaaagaaaaagtggTGCAGATATATGAATCGTTCTTTAGAGGCGAAGACTTAACAAGTGATAATCCAACGTTTTGGGATgagttttttttgttgaaaccCAAAATTCCCCAGCTAGAGGCTGAAATACACAAGCTGTCTGTAGAACAACTAACCAATTTGAAAGACAATATCAATTTATTGGTTCTACAATGCATAGAAATGTTGGGACAAGAACATCATATAAG GTTAGTGTATGCACTGCAGACATTCAGTGCAATTTTGACTACCATGTATCAAAGAGCAGGGCAAGACGCTACTTTCAACATCAAGACTATTTTATTAGGAACAGATAATGCAAATGCTAAAATGCAGAAACTATTAGAGCACTGCAGTACAGTGTTGTCag GGGATGTGCCAGATAGCTTGAAATCAATGGTTCTGAAGTTACTATTAATAATTGCAACTGGAATAGACAACATTGATGACAACCCTCTGGTGGAATATTTGATGCTTCATTCGTTGTTTGAACCTTTGATACAGTTACTGTGTACAGCAGCTGAAAGACAGCAACATG GATATGATGTTGTGCTGCTCCTGATGTTTCTAGTTAACTATAAAAAGCAAGAATCTGCTAATCCCTACGTTGTGAAACTATCGATACTTGATGATGAATTAGCCCTGAATGG ataTGGTCAAGTAATTAGAGCGGCATTAAATGATTTTGTTATGTCAACATTCGGAGGAATGCAGGCGAGTGGTGGTGGGTGGTTATCATCCCTCACGAGTATGGTAGGAGGAATATTTCTCACGAGCGATGAAACACAGCCAGTCATTAGAGGACAAAGAAATAG TGGTGGTGAGGAGGGCATGCTGCTGGCGCTGTACGAGGCGTCTCACCTGAACCGCAACTTCATGACGACGCTGGCGCACTCGTCGTCCGCCGCGGCGTCGTCGGCGCCCCCCTCCCCGCCGCACACGCTCCCCCCGCACCAG agCCCACCGAACTTGGCACAGATTCAAGCGCTTGATAATGATCAGCCGACAAACTTATTAGTCACATTCTTTCAATACtg ttccATAGTGATGGCTGACACGCGAACAGAGGCCAGCATTAATAAGTGCAGTCTGTGTTTCATCACGCTCACTTGTATTGTTGAGGAACAGTTCGCGAATTCCATAATGCATGATCAAAATCTTACATTtaag GTCCAGCTGTACAGGCTACCAATGCGTCATAGGAAAATTGTTCCCGAAGAACCTCCATCACAACCGCTGGCTTCGACTCTCATCG AGCTGCTGGTGGAGTTCATGATGTGCCACCTGCTGAAGAAGTTCCCGGGCGGGCTGTACGAGCTGTGCGTGGGCGTGCTGCTGCGGCTGCTGAGCTACCAGAAGCGCTGCCGGGTGCGGCTCGCGCGCGACTGGCGCCCCCTGTGGGCCGCGCTCATCGCGCTGCTCAAGTTCCTCGTCACGCACGAGAGCACGCTGCTGCGCCGCCACAACGTGTTCATCATGGCGCAGCAG GTGGTCAACATATTTAACCTGTTCATCACGTTCGGCGATACGTTCCTGCCGACGCCGGCGTCGTACGACCAGCTGTACTACGAACTGATTCGGATGCACCAAGTGTTCGACAACTTGTTCTACATGG CGCTGCGCTACTCCACGGCGGCGGGCGAGTACAAGGCGGAGGCGCTGCGCCTGGCTAACTGCCTCGTCAACGTGCGCGCCATCATCCAGCACTTCTCGCCCAAGATCGAGGCCTGGCTCGCCTCGCAGAGCCTCTCCACGCCCACTGAGGACCAG ATCCTCGAGGTGGTCCGCAAGAACTACGACAGCCTGATCCTGAAGCTGCAGGAGGGGCTGGAGGGCTACGAGCGCTACAGCGAGCGCGCGCACCGGGCGCTGCTGCTGCGCCTCGCGCGCGCCGCCGgcgccgccgcgcgccgccgcaGCGACGCCGCCGCGCTGCGCCTGCACTCCGCCGCGCTGCTGCACCACTACACCGCGCTGGCCTAG